In a genomic window of Shouchella clausii:
- a CDS encoding alpha/beta hydrolase, with protein sequence MLSNAGAYVLPHSDKWVLKANGSEHVIFVSVPSEQAPESGFPVLYLLDGNAVFASMTEALRLMTRPPHGFSPAAVVAIGYDTDGPFCRERRFFDYTVSATQEEVGTGKHGEPWPPSGGVDVFLSMLEEQLMPELEQKYPLDPTKRAFFGHSLGGLCVLHTLFTRNHLFDTYIAGSPSVWWKNRYIQDMAAAYLAEAGTRDAAAPVKKLLLSVGEKEKSHMVEDAIALHARLTRNASNIQSTFFSVPEAGHMSVLPTLIGEAIRFFLANGTESEHL encoded by the coding sequence ATGCTAAGCAATGCTGGGGCATACGTATTGCCTCATAGCGATAAGTGGGTTTTAAAAGCAAATGGCAGCGAACACGTCATATTTGTATCGGTGCCATCAGAACAGGCACCTGAAAGTGGATTTCCTGTGTTGTATTTGCTCGATGGCAATGCAGTATTTGCCTCGATGACAGAGGCGCTTCGCCTCATGACACGGCCGCCACATGGTTTTTCTCCCGCGGCTGTTGTCGCCATTGGTTATGACACCGATGGACCGTTTTGTAGGGAAAGGCGCTTTTTTGATTATACCGTTTCTGCTACACAAGAGGAGGTTGGCACAGGCAAACATGGCGAACCTTGGCCACCATCAGGCGGGGTAGACGTTTTCCTTTCTATGTTAGAAGAACAGCTAATGCCTGAGCTAGAGCAAAAATACCCCCTTGATCCAACAAAACGAGCATTTTTCGGGCATTCACTCGGCGGTCTTTGCGTTCTTCATACATTATTTACGAGAAACCACTTGTTTGACACGTATATAGCAGGAAGTCCGTCGGTTTGGTGGAAAAACCGCTATATTCAAGACATGGCAGCCGCGTATTTAGCGGAAGCGGGAACACGCGATGCTGCAGCGCCCGTAAAAAAGCTACTGCTTAGTGTAGGAGAAAAAGAAAAATCCCATATGGTCGAAGATGCGATCGCCCTCCATGCTCGTTTAACAAGGAATGCATCCAACATTCAATCCACTTTTTTCTCTGTGCCAGAAGCTGGACATATGAGTGTATTGCCTACACTGATCGGAGAAGCGATTCGGTTCTTTTTGGCTAATGGAACAGAGTCTGAACATTTATAA
- a CDS encoding Zn-dependent hydrolase: protein MSFIRQQFNDDATQTKALNGIQPNKLAARLTALSQIGRTKTGGVTRLAYTNEEAHAKRLLKQWGTRIGLTMREDEVGNLIGRLEGTQPDLGAVATGSHIDTVVNGGAFDGALGTVASLCAIESLLEDGKSFPRPLEWIIFVNEEGSRFPTGIYGSQVMMGEFTEADLERYSDKDGVTLVDALKNQGFDPHKLAKAHRQHEDFYAFIELHIEQGKQLEKANIPIGVVSGIAGPLWLQGTFKGESDHAGNTPMGMRKDAAVAGAEWLVAIESLPAQFSQTAVATVGQQTVYPNTPNVISGEATLTVDIRDIELAQRNRLVEAIQAAGLEIAAKRGLDFSYQVLTDIAPVPTSAFIQETIKASGEKLGLPTMTLPSGAGHDAMIIGRHVPHTGMIFVPSVDGRSHCPEEFTSLDDCVKGTAVLKDVLAQLLTSTN, encoded by the coding sequence ATGAGTTTTATTCGCCAACAATTCAACGATGATGCCACACAAACAAAGGCGCTCAACGGCATCCAGCCGAACAAACTCGCAGCCCGCCTCACCGCCCTATCGCAAATTGGCCGTACGAAAACAGGAGGGGTGACGAGGCTTGCTTATACCAACGAGGAAGCACACGCAAAACGACTGCTCAAGCAATGGGGGACACGCATCGGGCTGACAATGCGAGAGGACGAGGTTGGGAACCTTATTGGCCGGCTCGAAGGAACACAGCCTGATCTAGGAGCCGTAGCGACAGGTTCTCATATTGATACCGTTGTCAATGGTGGAGCGTTCGATGGCGCTCTCGGCACGGTTGCTTCCCTATGTGCAATCGAATCGCTTCTCGAAGACGGCAAGTCATTTCCCCGCCCATTGGAATGGATTATTTTTGTGAACGAGGAAGGATCTCGATTTCCAACTGGCATTTATGGCTCACAAGTGATGATGGGCGAATTTACTGAGGCTGACCTTGAGCGCTACTCTGATAAAGATGGCGTGACGTTAGTGGATGCCTTAAAAAATCAAGGGTTTGACCCACACAAACTAGCAAAAGCCCATCGTCAGCACGAAGATTTTTATGCCTTCATCGAATTGCATATCGAGCAAGGCAAACAGTTAGAAAAAGCAAATATTCCAATTGGTGTCGTTAGCGGGATTGCTGGCCCGCTATGGCTTCAGGGCACATTTAAAGGTGAAAGCGACCATGCCGGAAATACGCCGATGGGCATGCGCAAGGACGCAGCTGTCGCTGGAGCGGAATGGCTGGTCGCGATTGAAAGCCTCCCTGCCCAGTTTAGCCAAACTGCTGTCGCTACCGTTGGCCAACAGACGGTATATCCGAATACGCCGAATGTTATTAGCGGCGAAGCGACACTTACCGTTGACATTCGCGACATTGAGCTCGCACAACGCAACCGCTTAGTAGAAGCCATTCAAGCGGCCGGGTTGGAGATTGCCGCCAAACGTGGATTGGACTTTTCCTATCAAGTATTAACCGATATTGCCCCTGTCCCCACTTCTGCTTTTATTCAAGAGACGATTAAAGCAAGTGGGGAAAAACTAGGCTTGCCTACGATGACTCTCCCTAGCGGTGCTGGGCATGATGCGATGATTATCGGCCGCCATGTCCCCCATACAGGCATGATTTTTGTACCGAGCGTTGACGGCAGAAGCCATTGCCCAGAGGAGTTTACCTCACTTGATGACTGTGTAAAAGGCACGGCCGTATTAAAGGACGTACTTGCCCAATTGTTGACCTCTACCAACTAA
- a CDS encoding FHA domain-containing protein, with amino-acid sequence MQKTAIQISKGQGFPSGEQVFVRGGRMLIGRAGPSVDIGFTDPYISRKHALIEEKDGDYTITDLNSKHGVEVNRLPIPAGKPFPLYHSDSITLAKGAAELTFLHGGEQRQEQTRELDAVIDHRLIVQKTKRQVIVGGQRLALSGKHIELLFCLYDHRNRAVSYEELKANVWPERLAVQGGTVPDVEKEEVNALVYRLRKKLGAYSSMIVTVPRYGYMLDLGEGRAKKV; translated from the coding sequence ATGCAGAAAACCGCCATCCAAATCAGTAAAGGGCAAGGTTTTCCAAGCGGCGAGCAGGTTTTTGTTCGCGGAGGTCGCATGCTCATTGGCCGGGCAGGCCCTTCTGTCGATATTGGTTTTACCGATCCTTATATTTCACGAAAGCATGCTTTAATAGAAGAGAAAGACGGCGATTACACAATAACAGATTTGAATAGCAAGCATGGCGTCGAAGTGAATCGGTTGCCAATACCAGCAGGGAAGCCTTTTCCCCTATACCATAGTGATTCGATCACATTGGCAAAAGGGGCAGCGGAGCTGACATTTTTGCATGGAGGCGAACAACGCCAAGAACAAACACGAGAATTAGATGCCGTCATCGACCATCGTTTAATTGTGCAAAAGACGAAACGGCAAGTCATTGTCGGTGGCCAGCGCTTAGCATTGAGCGGCAAACATATTGAGTTGCTGTTTTGCCTATATGATCATCGCAATCGCGCCGTCAGTTATGAAGAATTGAAAGCCAATGTTTGGCCTGAGCGTTTGGCCGTACAAGGGGGAACGGTGCCTGATGTCGAAAAGGAAGAAGTGAATGCGCTCGTGTATCGGCTTAGGAAAAAGCTAGGCGCGTACAGCAGCATGATTGTGACAGTGCCAAGGTACGGCTATATGCTGGATTTAGGGGAAGGACGCGCAAAGAAAGTTTGA
- a CDS encoding penicillin-binding transpeptidase domain-containing protein codes for MKKAIMAASVLGLAGVVAFIGEGVPADEPTFAKEIPKLEEIEAEEYFSGHDGTFVLHNLQQDRTFVYNHERAEKAFPPQSTFTVANALIGLETGAVEDEYDIKYWDGIERELDVWNKDHTLGSGLRHSVVWYYQALASDIGEEQMQKWLDAISYGNRDITGGIDQFWLSSSLEITPLEQADFISDLYYEVHPFSKDAMKTVKRMMIEEEGDQFTLYGKTGQGPDVGWYVGFIESGNGTYAFVTNLDGTSAHAKEITLSLLEEFHLMDGPS; via the coding sequence ATGAAGAAGGCAATAATGGCAGCGAGTGTTTTAGGTTTAGCTGGTGTAGTAGCGTTTATAGGCGAAGGCGTTCCAGCAGATGAACCAACATTTGCAAAAGAGATTCCGAAACTAGAGGAAATTGAAGCGGAGGAATATTTTTCTGGCCATGATGGCACTTTTGTTCTTCACAATTTACAGCAGGACCGTACATTTGTGTACAACCACGAGCGTGCAGAAAAAGCATTTCCGCCACAGTCGACTTTTACAGTCGCAAATGCCCTAATTGGCTTGGAAACGGGGGCCGTGGAAGATGAATACGATATAAAGTACTGGGACGGCATTGAAAGAGAACTCGACGTTTGGAATAAGGACCACACACTTGGATCAGGGCTGAGGCATTCTGTCGTTTGGTATTACCAAGCGCTTGCCAGTGATATTGGCGAAGAACAAATGCAAAAATGGCTTGATGCCATTTCATACGGCAATCGCGATATCACGGGCGGCATTGACCAATTTTGGCTAAGCAGTTCACTTGAGATTACCCCTCTTGAGCAAGCTGACTTTATCAGCGATTTATACTACGAAGTACATCCGTTTTCAAAAGACGCAATGAAAACGGTGAAACGTATGATGATCGAAGAGGAAGGCGACCAATTTACCCTTTATGGGAAAACGGGGCAAGGGCCAGACGTTGGCTGGTATGTCGGTTTTATTGAATCTGGCAATGGCACGTATGCGTTTGTGACAAACTTAGATGGCACAAGTGCGCACGCGAAAGAAATTACGTTAAGTTTGTTAGAAGAATTTCATTTAATGGATGGGCCATCATGA
- a CDS encoding nucleotidyltransferase domain-containing protein: MDPNDLVAKVGEQLKAVPGIVGTVLGGSRARGTHSADSDIDIGIYYDLSQGFTTEQLDRSVRVLQDCNKEERVVTAIGEWGEWVNAGAWLVINGYHVDLILRDITRVEQAIADCRNGAVSMHYQTGHPHGYVNAMYMGELAISRIQTDPFGKLAQLKALTDPYPTKLKQALIQFFTFEASFSLMFMEANVDKNDLSYLMGHGYRAIACLNQVLFAKNERFCINEKKAVMMISSFPRKPQHYKERIDEAITLLSRDVSCCQQAIAQLKALLEEVKSL; encoded by the coding sequence GTGGATCCAAACGACCTCGTTGCCAAAGTAGGTGAACAACTAAAAGCTGTACCAGGAATTGTTGGCACCGTCCTTGGTGGTTCTCGCGCTCGAGGCACCCACAGCGCCGATTCTGACATTGATATCGGCATCTATTACGATCTCAGCCAAGGATTTACGACCGAACAGCTTGACCGGTCTGTCCGAGTTTTACAAGATTGTAACAAAGAGGAGCGTGTTGTTACCGCTATTGGGGAGTGGGGAGAATGGGTGAATGCTGGTGCCTGGCTTGTTATTAATGGCTATCACGTGGATCTGATATTACGTGACATCACACGGGTCGAACAAGCTATTGCCGATTGCCGTAACGGAGCCGTCAGCATGCATTACCAAACGGGACATCCACACGGCTATGTCAACGCTATGTATATGGGTGAACTAGCCATCTCTCGTATACAAACCGACCCTTTCGGAAAACTCGCGCAATTAAAAGCGTTGACTGACCCATATCCAACAAAACTGAAACAGGCGCTTATCCAGTTTTTCACGTTTGAAGCTTCATTTTCCCTCATGTTTATGGAAGCCAATGTTGATAAAAACGATTTATCATACTTGATGGGGCACGGCTACCGAGCGATAGCCTGTTTAAACCAAGTCCTCTTTGCTAAAAATGAACGATTTTGCATTAATGAGAAGAAAGCGGTCATGATGATTTCATCCTTTCCACGTAAGCCGCAACACTACAAAGAACGGATTGATGAAGCAATCACCCTTCTTTCTCGTGATGTTTCCTGCTGCCAGCAAGCCATTGCTCAACTAAAGGCACTGCTCGAAGAAGTGAAAAGCCTTTAA
- a CDS encoding globin-coupled sensor protein yields MFLRKANKQENVQLEREPDLIKIELEESDCQKQIGFIGLNTSDLEYIHLLYPLVNEHIAPITEAFYEKLLEQPHLRQLVTTHSSIDALKQTLKQHILEMFEGKVDAAFFAKRKRIAQTHVRIGLKTKWYIGAFHNLQLELQRMIVKHLKPGNEQFLAFCAVGKFINFEQQLVLEAYEEEERRIRLKFAKHKDTYIGQVRDTLQNIEHLIGKMERSVHKAAVQSQSIETLTDEGKFHSARSLDASKNGQLQVDRQSGHMGHIQACIKQIEASMNELTTLSAQFEEVVAIVKQIADQTTLLSLNASIEAAQAGDYGRGFAVVADQVRKLAIKTKHSSGHVASLVSDVHAQRKLVEHSISEVVQAVEQGISSMETMETCFEQILHFGQTNEVHFGEIQSNVSQLHVSIAEQMKAVVSSAAAAIEQLAGQTANYEQSIEKKTEDEKAT; encoded by the coding sequence TTGTTTTTAAGAAAAGCAAACAAACAGGAGAACGTCCAATTGGAAAGGGAGCCAGACCTTATCAAAATCGAACTGGAAGAAAGTGACTGCCAAAAACAAATTGGGTTTATTGGCTTAAATACAAGTGATCTCGAATATATCCATCTCTTGTATCCACTTGTTAACGAACATATTGCACCGATTACGGAAGCCTTTTACGAAAAATTGCTTGAACAGCCCCATTTACGGCAGTTAGTAACAACTCATAGCAGCATTGACGCGTTAAAACAAACATTAAAGCAGCATATTTTAGAAATGTTTGAAGGAAAGGTGGATGCCGCTTTTTTTGCTAAGCGTAAACGGATTGCGCAAACCCATGTTCGAATCGGTCTTAAAACCAAGTGGTACATTGGCGCTTTTCACAACTTGCAACTAGAACTACAGCGGATGATCGTCAAACACCTCAAACCTGGCAATGAACAATTTCTTGCTTTCTGCGCAGTTGGGAAGTTTATCAACTTTGAACAACAGCTTGTTTTAGAAGCGTATGAAGAGGAAGAAAGGCGGATTCGGTTAAAATTTGCGAAACATAAAGATACGTATATCGGGCAAGTCCGCGATACTCTCCAAAACATTGAACATTTAATCGGTAAAATGGAGCGATCTGTCCATAAAGCAGCCGTCCAATCCCAATCAATTGAAACATTAACGGACGAAGGCAAATTTCATTCCGCGCGCTCATTAGATGCTTCCAAAAATGGCCAGCTGCAAGTGGACAGGCAGAGCGGCCATATGGGCCATATCCAAGCTTGTATAAAACAAATTGAAGCTAGCATGAATGAATTGACGACGTTATCTGCCCAATTTGAGGAAGTCGTTGCGATTGTTAAGCAAATCGCAGACCAAACGACACTATTGTCTCTAAATGCGAGCATTGAGGCGGCACAAGCGGGAGACTACGGAAGAGGGTTTGCCGTGGTAGCCGACCAAGTCCGCAAATTAGCAATCAAAACGAAACACTCAAGTGGCCACGTAGCCAGTTTAGTTTCCGACGTCCATGCCCAAAGAAAGCTTGTTGAACATTCGATTTCGGAAGTTGTCCAAGCCGTTGAACAAGGAATCTCTAGTATGGAAACGATGGAGACATGCTTCGAACAAATTCTCCATTTTGGGCAAACCAATGAAGTCCACTTTGGCGAAATTCAGAGCAATGTTAGCCAATTGCATGTATCGATAGCTGAACAAATGAAAGCGGTTGTCTCATCAGCAGCTGCTGCAATCGAACAATTGGCAGGTCAGACTGCAAATTATGAGCAGTCGATCGAGAAAAAGACAGAAGACGAGAAAGCGACTTAA
- a CDS encoding LacI family DNA-binding transcriptional regulator, with the protein MNKPTIKDVAKEAGVSIATVSRVLNNGIGYSLKTKQHVLKTIEEMGYSPNAIARGLINKQSNTIGVLFPEISGLVSAEILQGIEEAAHARGQSIVICNTASSGHKTKEYLKLLQEKQVDGILFASQLLTLEYVAIVRKMGVPVVTISAYSEDPTIPAVQVDNETAAYDAVCYFIQQGHTEIGMISGNPSDLLAGAPRMAGYKRALKEAGIAYVPTKVAWNKGFYFEDGQKAFQRLYTNHPNLTAIFSASDELAIGAMSAATAKGLRIPQDLSVIGFDGTKLAKMAVPPLTTVSQQFFSMGKTAANLLFDLIATGQATSGRIIRHELIKRHSVQMRSSTKTIG; encoded by the coding sequence TTGAACAAACCAACGATTAAAGATGTAGCCAAAGAAGCAGGCGTTTCAATTGCAACTGTTTCCCGCGTGCTAAACAACGGGATTGGCTATTCCCTAAAAACAAAACAACATGTGCTAAAAACAATCGAAGAAATGGGTTATTCCCCGAATGCCATTGCCCGCGGCCTCATTAATAAGCAAAGCAATACGATTGGCGTCTTGTTTCCAGAAATATCGGGCCTCGTTAGCGCTGAAATCCTTCAAGGAATAGAGGAAGCTGCACATGCCAGAGGGCAAAGCATTGTCATATGCAATACAGCCTCTAGCGGCCATAAAACAAAAGAATACTTAAAATTATTGCAAGAAAAACAAGTAGACGGCATTTTATTTGCAAGCCAACTGCTAACATTGGAATATGTGGCGATCGTCCGTAAAATGGGTGTGCCTGTTGTCACCATATCTGCTTATTCGGAAGACCCGACGATACCAGCCGTCCAAGTCGACAATGAAACGGCAGCTTATGATGCGGTCTGTTATTTCATTCAGCAAGGCCACACAGAGATCGGTATGATTAGCGGGAACCCGTCTGATTTGTTGGCTGGAGCGCCACGAATGGCCGGTTACAAACGGGCGCTCAAGGAAGCAGGAATCGCTTATGTGCCTACGAAAGTTGCTTGGAACAAAGGGTTCTATTTTGAAGATGGGCAGAAGGCCTTTCAACGGCTTTACACCAATCATCCGAATTTGACAGCTATCTTTTCGGCAAGCGATGAACTCGCGATCGGTGCCATGTCCGCCGCGACTGCAAAAGGGCTCCGCATTCCGCAAGACCTTTCTGTTATCGGCTTTGATGGCACCAAGCTCGCAAAAATGGCCGTTCCTCCTTTAACAACCGTTTCGCAACAATTTTTTAGCATGGGCAAAACGGCTGCAAACTTGCTGTTTGATTTAATCGCAACCGGACAAGCAACTTCAGGACGCATCATCCGGCATGAACTCATCAAAAGGCACTCCGTCCAGATGCGCTCATCCACTAAAACGATTGGCTAA
- a CDS encoding aldo/keto reductase produces MIPTVTLKDGLPLPAIGFGTYALNGAAGVNAMVSAIDIGYRLLDSAFNYENEGAVGEAIRRSSVPREQLRVTSKLPGRRQAYEQAIVTIQESLLRARLDYYDLYLIHWPNPKTDLYVEAWQALIDAQKWGLIRSIGVCNFLPEHLERLERETGIMPSINQIELHPYFSQESQRVWDNNHHIVTESWSPLGRASSVLQDEVIKQIAATHRKSVSQIILRWHVQLGAIPLPKSASPERQLENIAIFDFSLSTEEMEQINKLTKADGRIQNQDPAEYEEF; encoded by the coding sequence ATGATTCCGACTGTCACACTGAAAGATGGGCTGCCGTTGCCAGCTATTGGCTTTGGCACGTATGCGTTGAATGGAGCAGCAGGCGTCAATGCAATGGTGAGTGCGATTGATATTGGCTATCGTTTGCTAGATTCTGCCTTCAACTACGAGAATGAGGGAGCTGTCGGAGAAGCGATTCGGCGTAGTTCTGTCCCAAGGGAACAGTTGCGCGTCACTTCAAAGCTACCAGGGCGGCGACAAGCATATGAGCAAGCGATCGTGACCATTCAAGAATCTTTGCTGCGCGCAAGATTGGACTATTATGACCTATACTTGATCCATTGGCCAAACCCAAAAACCGACTTGTATGTAGAAGCATGGCAAGCGTTAATCGATGCTCAAAAATGGGGGCTTATTCGCTCAATTGGAGTATGTAACTTTTTGCCAGAGCATTTAGAGCGATTAGAACGGGAAACAGGTATCATGCCAAGCATTAACCAAATTGAACTTCACCCTTATTTTTCTCAGGAAAGCCAACGTGTTTGGGATAATAATCATCATATTGTTACTGAATCATGGAGCCCTCTCGGCCGCGCTAGCAGCGTTTTGCAAGACGAAGTGATTAAACAGATTGCGGCTACGCACAGAAAAAGCGTCTCACAAATTATATTGCGCTGGCACGTACAGCTTGGGGCAATTCCGTTGCCAAAATCGGCTTCACCTGAACGCCAACTTGAAAACATAGCGATTTTCGATTTTTCCCTAAGCACGGAAGAAATGGAGCAAATAAACAAATTAACAAAAGCCGACGGCCGCATTCAAAACCAGGATCCTGCCGAATATGAAGAATTTTAA
- a CDS encoding iron-hydroxamate ABC transporter substrate-binding protein — MKVPVIFSSFLATVLLLGGCGNTSSNEGEGPSDNQNGATESGEMRTFTAPNGEEVSIPENPERIVTDFYAGEFLAVGANVVGAGSWSFSNPFIEEELKDIKDVGDPVNTEEVLELEPDLIVVMDEEQYETLSQIAPTVVIPYNTAKNVEESLQLFGELANAEAEAAQFLDSFNEEAEAARARVEEVVEDDATFGIYELTDKGDFWVFNDNAGRGGQVIYNALGLKAPDSIDEEVIKTGEMKQLSTEVIPDYAADYMFITDYHPEGDSKLPEMESSPIWQGLEAVKNNRVFINDFDTFYPYDPISVRGQIDLIADMIVERAENNGK, encoded by the coding sequence ATGAAGGTTCCTGTTATTTTCAGCTCTTTCCTTGCGACCGTACTTTTGCTTGGAGGCTGTGGCAATACGAGTTCAAACGAAGGCGAGGGGCCTAGCGACAATCAAAATGGCGCAACTGAGAGCGGAGAGATGCGCACGTTTACGGCTCCCAATGGAGAAGAAGTAAGCATACCTGAAAATCCAGAAAGAATTGTCACTGATTTTTATGCTGGCGAGTTTTTGGCGGTTGGCGCGAATGTGGTCGGGGCAGGTTCTTGGAGTTTTTCGAACCCGTTTATTGAAGAGGAGCTTAAAGATATAAAGGATGTGGGTGACCCGGTTAATACAGAAGAGGTTCTTGAGCTTGAGCCTGACTTAATTGTTGTGATGGACGAAGAACAATACGAGACGCTTTCTCAAATTGCGCCAACCGTTGTCATTCCATATAATACAGCTAAAAATGTTGAAGAATCGTTGCAACTGTTCGGCGAACTAGCAAATGCTGAAGCAGAAGCGGCTCAATTTCTCGACAGTTTTAATGAAGAGGCGGAAGCCGCTAGAGCTCGCGTAGAGGAAGTAGTCGAAGACGATGCGACATTTGGGATTTATGAATTGACGGACAAAGGCGATTTCTGGGTATTCAATGACAACGCCGGCCGTGGCGGGCAAGTGATTTACAATGCGCTTGGTTTAAAGGCGCCGGATTCAATTGACGAAGAAGTAATCAAAACAGGGGAAATGAAACAATTGTCTACGGAAGTCATTCCTGATTACGCGGCTGATTATATGTTTATTACCGACTACCATCCTGAAGGGGACAGCAAGCTTCCTGAGATGGAGTCTTCCCCTATCTGGCAAGGGCTTGAGGCAGTCAAAAACAATCGTGTGTTTATAAATGATTTCGATACATTTTATCCGTATGACCCGATTTCTGTCCGTGGCCAAATCGATTTAATTGCTGACATGATTGTAGAACGTGCTGAAAATAACGGCAAGTAG
- a CDS encoding helix-turn-helix transcriptional regulator, producing the protein MSAPTPEIIEAVSFIQRNLHESLSLNVIAKHVGYSPYHFVRKFKNEIGISPLYYVSALRLDKAKRLLVHTNLGVRDIGLEIGQQSLGTFTTRFTERVGVSPGRFRESLANAEGHLQALQRLQKWSSTRAAAPPINSVSGTITAGSPFSGVVLVGLFSKPIPEGLPRYGTLLSGSDDFCFLNVAPGTYYLLATAVSWGMEGKDFLLPQQTLRGRLKTAIVMRSFAAVEGIRLQLHPPKQDDPPILISLPLLMNNFLLKQRNW; encoded by the coding sequence TTGTCAGCTCCTACGCCGGAAATCATCGAGGCTGTTTCGTTTATCCAGCGAAACCTCCATGAATCGCTTAGCTTAAACGTAATCGCCAAACATGTCGGATATAGTCCATATCATTTTGTTCGAAAATTCAAAAATGAAATCGGGATTTCGCCGCTTTATTATGTGTCTGCCCTTCGTTTAGATAAAGCGAAACGCCTGCTCGTCCATACAAATTTAGGAGTTCGCGACATCGGTTTAGAAATTGGCCAGCAAAGCCTTGGCACATTTACGACCCGCTTTACTGAGCGAGTAGGGGTGAGCCCTGGCCGTTTCCGTGAATCATTAGCAAATGCGGAAGGACATTTACAAGCTTTGCAAAGGCTGCAAAAGTGGTCCTCGACACGAGCGGCTGCCCCTCCGATAAATAGCGTAAGTGGGACTATTACAGCTGGTTCGCCGTTTTCAGGTGTTGTGTTAGTCGGCTTATTCTCAAAACCGATCCCAGAAGGGTTGCCACGTTACGGTACGTTGCTCTCTGGCAGCGACGATTTTTGCTTTTTGAATGTCGCCCCTGGGACGTATTATTTGCTGGCAACAGCCGTTTCATGGGGGATGGAAGGCAAAGACTTTCTACTCCCGCAACAAACATTGCGCGGCCGCCTAAAGACAGCGATTGTCATGCGGTCATTTGCTGCAGTAGAGGGAATTCGCCTACAACTTCATCCTCCTAAACAGGATGATCCGCCAATCTTGATTTCCTTGCCATTATTAATGAACAATTTTCTTCTCAAACAGCGCAATTGGTGA
- a CDS encoding nuclear transport factor 2 family protein, which produces MKTEQAQFEQLYADLNEAFAKGDVDFILSHAAEDIRWEMVGDSVVEGKEEVAKRLEAVKGIVSEEFTTKRIIASGRTAAIEGTMLCPDETGTIRKAAFCDLYTLNEKGKITDLTAYFIFL; this is translated from the coding sequence ATGAAAACAGAGCAAGCACAGTTTGAACAATTGTATGCAGACTTAAATGAGGCATTTGCCAAAGGGGACGTGGATTTTATTCTAAGCCATGCAGCGGAAGACATCCGTTGGGAAATGGTAGGTGACTCTGTAGTTGAAGGAAAAGAGGAAGTCGCCAAAAGGCTAGAGGCAGTAAAAGGAATTGTGAGCGAAGAATTTACGACAAAACGGATCATTGCTTCTGGCCGTACCGCCGCCATCGAAGGAACAATGCTGTGCCCAGATGAAACAGGAACGATAAGGAAAGCGGCGTTTTGTGATCTATATACACTCAATGAAAAAGGAAAGATTACGGATTTAACCGCTTATTTCATTTTTTTATAA